In Vespula pensylvanica isolate Volc-1 chromosome 7, ASM1446617v1, whole genome shotgun sequence, the genomic window TAGTTTAGCTGAGCATCAAGAGAACAAGTGTTTCAATCCACCACATAATAAATACGTAGCAGATTCGTCTCTCATATGACAGTAGATGTAAATTGAGTTATCAGTTTAGTccattttcaatcgataacGACTATATCATTGCCTTGGAGGATCCATTGTGATAACGATCGATGTAGGTCACTCGAGGAGACACGTTTCATTTTTCGCGATGAAAAGGAAAGGCATCCACAGAGCAAAATCTAGTCGATTTGCGTAGGCTTCAACCAAGCACCGAGTTGTAACGGTGTTCCGACCCACTTTTGTTTCTCACTATATACGCTGTATGTCCTACCGGTATAGTTTCGGCTCGTATAGGATCAGCCAAGTAAGATGATCATTTGGTAGAAAGATCTTGCAATAGCCTGGAGAAAAAACTTGCTAAGAGTTTGGATCCAATGTTCGTCTAATTAACGACCGATGTATCGTATACCTATCCGTTATTTCTGAAATGTTTCAAGAAAGATGAATTCATTTCATTGAATcattatatttagatatatttcgttcgaaggaaacgaaaaaaatgttagacCAAAAAGCAATCGATTTTAGCATTTGATATGACCCAGACGCAAATCCGGCTAGGGagatttaatgatattttaaaaagaaaagagatcgagAATCGTTGAAACATTGGCGAGATATGGTTGTAAAATTCGAGCACAAACTGTAAAATCCCGATGATGGGTCCGAGCAAATCGATACGGCTGAATTCGTTGCAGGCACGGATACTCGTTGATCCCATTGATAAGTGGCTCATCGAGACATTGTCGTAGGCCCGAAAAAGTGGGCCCACATTGGATCGGcaccttttctccttcttctcttggTCGTTCTATAAGCACGCGAATTTGTTCCGTTTGCCCCACTCTGTGAGAACTCGCCTTCCTTCAACGACATCCACGCCATTGGATAACGGTACGCGGTGAACACGTCACGGCTCGACGAGagctccttccctctctctactCCGAACTCCCCTCATTTCCCTCCTCGTTCAACATCGCGCACCTCCAACATGAGTCTACGACCGCCTCTACCATCACCTGACAAGGACGGACTCTAAACGACGACAAGGACGGACTCTTCTCCTCCTGCCGCTTATACTTGCCCGAGAGTAACGCCGAGAGTAACGTTGGGAGAGTAGAGAGCGGGAATGGACTCGGAACATTTGTATGATTCTCATGACGTGCCGGTACGGCCACGCGGATATGTCGATCGAGAGACACCACCGAAACGGCTgaaaaagaactaaaaaaaaagaaagaaaaataaaaaaagaaaaaaagagagaaaaggagatctCTTTTGCGTTTTATTCATGACAGGAAGAGAAGAATTTGAGTATTCGATCGGCAATTCGCGACTTGATTTAAAATCCGTTCACCTGTTGCCTCAGACTTTAGAGAGGATTGTCCGTAAATGCCGATTAAGGAACACCTCAGCCGGATGTGCGTGTGACGCGTATCAAAATTTTGTAGAATTACGTCCTCTAAAGGTTGCAAGTGTCGTCCTTAGACGACGATTGATAATAAAGCTTCCGTGTTGCTCGCCGtgcaaaaatgtatttttaaaggCGGCAATTTGGTCGGCCGAGTGTACTCGGCCGTAGCTGGCTAGCGTGCCACTAACCTAGTTAGCGGGAGCAAGTCTTTCTTCTCGAGAGAAGTGGTATCTACCTACCCAACCTAACGATACGTGTGTACGCGTGCAAACGTGTACGTGTAAGCATCAATCTACCACAGagttacctacctacctacctacctacctaccaacctacctacctactgtACAACCATCGGCATCGGTATCGAGCACGAGAGCGTGCTACATGGTTCGTTCGTTGGCTCGAAtctttttcgcttttcttctctttgatcGTTAACTCGCACGAATTCGCGAAGTCTCGCTAGAGCTAGTAGAATCGCGATAACCGATCAAGGATCACACTGTATTGTAATAGATGCTCCGTCCGTCGAAGAAGCTCCGGAGAGAGTTCAAAGCGGGTTCTTTTTCGTGTTTCAGGTTCCCGCGGTGCCGTTGGCGGTTGCAGCACCCCCGGCAGTAGAGTGGATCCCTGGTGGAATCCTGGTCCCCTCTTCCCCTCGACACCTGGTCCGCCGAGGATCGACGAGGGGCCACCGGATAACGTCACTGGTAGCTTTCAGTTCTGCGTTCCTTCGGCGAGCCGGAACAGTTCGAGCATACACCATCAACAGATTTCGCAACAACAagaacagcaacagcagcaacaacagcagcagcagcaacagcagcaccaccaccaccaccaccaccaccagcaccagcaccaccaacaccaacaaCATCAAGTTAACAGAAGCGCCTGTTCGAGTTACGGTATCGCCTCGGCATCGGCCTCGGTGTGTTCCACCTCGGGCCTCGGTCACACGCAGGACACGCGAGGACCTGATGCCGTAGGCTCCAGCTCGAGCATCACGTACGGCATTAACTCCTCTTCACCGGAAGCCTCGTCCACGTCGAGAAGTAGTAACAACGGTAACTTGGTACTCTCGGCGCTTCTCGCACCGACATCGGTGATAGAGGGCGCCGAACGTTTGTCAAGCGGCGAGACCTCCTCGTCGGGAAGTCACGGGAACGTAATCGGATCCATCAACACAACGACGAGCGTCACGACGGCCGATTCGTTGAACGGCGTTTTCTCGCCGCTTAACGCGAGGATCAAGACGGAGGAGACCTCGCGAGTTCGTTCGGAGGAGGCTAGTAACGCTTCCTTGTCATCAGCCTCGGACTCGCTCTCAACTTTCTCGACATCGACTTTTAACACGTCCTTGCTCAGCACCTTATTATCAACCTCGCGTATATCCTCATCACCTTGCAGAGGCGACAATAACGAAGAGGAACTCTTGTCGAGAACTTGCCTCAAGttagaagaagaacaacaatCGCGAGAACGAGATCAAGAACTGGTTCGTAACATCAAAGTCGAATACACGTTAGCACGATCCTCGCAAGAAACTTTGGAAACCGACGAGAACGAAGATTTGACTACGACGTCGCCCTACGATATCGTCACCACCGATCGGAACGTCTCGAAGCAATCAAGAATTTCAAGTGGGTCTAGCGTTATCTCTCCCTCCGCAGATATTGTCATCGAGATGAAGTACGAAACGCAATCAGGGCCTCCGACGGCACCGCCTCATCTGACGTCGACCGGCGTCGAGCCACCTCACAGTAGCCAAGGAAGCGGAATCATCGTCGGTGGTTCGCCAGCCGAAGTGGTCGGTGTAGACAATCTCCTTTTATCGTCGTGGGGTGCTGCAGGACCGGACTTTCTCGAGCCACCGGATGTTAAACAAACTGCAGCTGGCCTACACGACACGTGGGATACACTACTTTTAGGAACGTCAGTTGGCGTTGCGTCCGCGCAATCCTTAGCGGAACTCAAACCTTTACCACCGTTTACTGGATACACCGGACATCTTAGCATCAACGGAATACCTGGCCATCATTATCACACGATCGCCTCGTCGGCGCAAAGGCCGTCCTTACCTTCTTCCTCGCCGACACCATCCTCCAATCAGGAGTATTACGAATCGTCCGTTGTTTCTTCGAGTACACCGTGTCCTCAAGCCAGTCAgaagcaacaacagcagcaccAACAAtcccaacaacaacaacagcaacaaccaCAACATCATCAGCAACACCAACACCAGCACCAACATCAACATCATCAAcatcaacagcaacaacagcaacaacaacaacagcaacaacagcaacagcagcagcagcagcagcaacagcaattACCCCAGTCAACGCAACAGGTCGAATACGATATCGAGGACATCGCGGAGATCATCGGGTCAGCGATAGCGGACACGACCGTACCCGGTGGTGGGAACGGACCTAGTTCCGAGCACGATCCCGACGCTTCCAGAGATTGGATAGATATCGCCGAGTGGATAGATACTGCCTGTTCGCCAAAGGCACAAGAAACCACTTCTCCAAGTCCCTATTCACAAATTTACGCAACCGCGACGCCCTCGACGCAAGCTCAACAGCACGGTTCGACTCTTCAGAGTTTACTCACGCATGGGTATGCTCCGCTCCTGCAAGCCAGGTTACAAGCTGGCAATGCTGGACTGCAAAACGCGTCTTGCGGCGAGACACCTTCATCGACAAGTCCCTATCCACCTGTCAGTCCACCCGGTAGAGTGTCGACGTCCTGCAGTCCTGATCATCTTCTTCATTCATCCTTCGCCGCTCCGTCGCATCCGAGAAAGAGGTCACGACCTGGGCCAGGTTCTCAAAATActtctaaaaaaaatctaGCTTCTGGCGCCACAGCGTTACCCTACGGTACGGAATCTGGCCTGATAGGTGGTAAAGAGAAACCCGTGCACAGGTGTTCGATCTGTAATCGTGGCTTCCTTAACAAGAGTAATATCAAGGTCCATTTGAGGACGCACACGGGGGAGAAACCATTCAGGTGCGAGGTTTGTGGCAAGGCCTTCAGACAAAAGGCACATTTGATAAAACACCAGCAAATACATAAAAGAATTGGGAGGGATTAGAGACGACGAGGATTACTTCCGGGACTTTGGGAGTTGACGATACGTTGTTGTTAAACAAAAGtacctatatttttttctgacgTACCTATAAATACCAAGTCGACGCTGATCAGATTTCTATCGGATAAGTACAAATCGATTCTATCAACTCGAATCTCATCGATTGGTCGTATTAATACCGGATCGATGATACTGTGATGGCGATATCCGAtatcgaaagataataaagacCAACGGAAAGACTGTTCCTTATTTCTCTCGAGTTTTTGAAATGGACTTATGAATTCGATTTCAGATCAATCTTGATGCAGGActaatgacaaaaaaagaaaaatcgtaaatcTCCTCACGAAGGTATGAAATCTTCGGTTTCAAAAGACTCGAAGGGGTTTGGACCGGAAAATGTCAGACgatctctgtttttctcttcttctctgtctcactctctttctaccattctttctttgtcttctcttTTGTCTGTTGGCGAAAAGACGCGAAGTGAGTGATATTCCTGTTGTGACACAACGTGTAAATACATATCTGCGATTTTTACTAAAGTGTAATTTACTTACGCCGTTAGGTAGATTCTCTTACGTTAAGTAAATGATAAgaagagtatatatatgtgtgtgtgtatatatatatatatatgtatatatctacatagtacatataaatctatatatacacatatatgctcttatacatgtatgtatacatagttAGCGTAAAA contains:
- the LOC122630697 gene encoding homeobox protein prospero, with the protein product MEAFRSRGPRCSKCSIRAISKLPNSRVAKCISSYFCGLIHRRGGPEDINSFTLDTTLLICSRGAVGGCSTPGSRVDPWWNPGPLFPSTPGPPRIDEGPPDNVTGSFQFCVPSASRNSSSIHHQQISQQQEQQQQQQQQQQQQQHHHHHHHHQHQHHQHQQHQVNRSACSSYGIASASASVCSTSGLGHTQDTRGPDAVGSSSSITYGINSSSPEASSTSRSSNNGNLVLSALLAPTSVIEGAERLSSGETSSSGSHGNVIGSINTTTSVTTADSLNGVFSPLNARIKTEETSRVRSEEASNASLSSASDSLSTFSTSTFNTSLLSTLLSTSRISSSPCRGDNNEEELLSRTCLKLEEEQQSRERDQELVRNIKVEYTLARSSQETLETDENEDLTTTSPYDIVTTDRNVSKQSRISSGSSVISPSADIVIEMKYETQSGPPTAPPHLTSTGVEPPHSSQGSGIIVGGSPAEVVGVDNLLLSSWGAAGPDFLEPPDVKQTAAGLHDTWDTLLLGTSVGVASAQSLAELKPLPPFTGYTGHLSINGIPGHHYHTIASSAQRPSLPSSSPTPSSNQEYYESSVVSSSTPCPQASQKQQQQHQQSQQQQQQQPQHHQQHQHQHQHQHHQHQQQQQQQQQLPQSTQQVEYDIEDIAEIIGSAIADTTVPGGGNGPSSEHDPDASRDWIDIAEWIDTACSPKAQETTSPSPYSQIYATATPSTQAQQHGSTLQSLLTHGYAPLLQARLQAGNAGLQNASCGETPSSTSPYPPVSPPGRVSTSCSPDHLLHSSFAAPSHPRKRSRPGPGSQNTSKKNLASGATALPYGTESGLIGGKEKPVHRCSICNRGFLNKSNIKVHLRTHTGEKPFRCEVCGKAFRQKAHLIKHQQIHKRIGRD